The Geminocystis sp. M7585_C2015_104 nucleotide sequence TGTTCACTGTTCATACTCTCTATGGTCCCATTTCACTGCCCCCATTATACCCGGAAACTAATCTGTCTTTAATTCAGTCATTGTTTAGTCAGTCATTGTTCAATTCATTGTTCAATTGGTTACTTAAATACTAACTAAACAGTTTAATGTCCTTTTTGTATGTTTAAAGTAGCACTAGCAGCAACACTGTTAGCCCTACCAATCAATATAACCCAAAGTGAGGGTGTTCAAAACAGTGAGGGGAGTAAAACAAGTATATCGGGGGAGGCAAAGCCAATCTATGTTACCCAAAATCCGACAGACCAACCTATTATGGTAAAGCAGACAAATCATCAAATTCGCCCTTTGCCGGGTGGTTTAAATAATATACCAGTATTCAACAGCAACAGTCCGGAGTCGGTATTGGGTGAGGGAATTCTTTTATCCACCTTCCCCCCAGACGACAAAAAAGATAAATCTGCCCATCTTAATTATGCCTTTGAGGGGAGATTTGATGTCTTTGCCCACCATGTGGCTAGACCAGTCAATGAAGAGGACACTAGAACCCTTTATTTGGGCATCATAGCACACAATCCCACTGACAAGACTGTCACTATAGACATCCTCACGGGCGCTAGTTACCTCAGTCAACCAGATGCGCCCTTTGTGAAGCTGCCCTTTCTTGTAGAAGGCAATAATATATATGCAGGGCCCGGTAGTCGCGTAATGGGGGAAATATTACAAGGAAAACGTCAGGACATTTTTCCACCGCAAATAGAGATACCCCCTGGGGAAAGTCGCATGTTGTTGAATCTTCCCATCCCTGTGCAGAATCTTACCCCAAAATTGAACGGTCGCTCCACCTACTTGCAACTCTATAGTGACGGCAAGTTGTATTTGGCCAGTCTAGCAATGTATCAACAGGGAGAAGATAATCCACCCAGTTTGTCTCAGTGGGAGGAGTTATTGAAAAACGGCACACTTTCCACCCCTAGAGACTTGCCTCCCACACCCCCAAATCAGACCATGGGAAGAATCATTTACGGAAGGGTAGCCGGGGTTTCTTTGGGTAATACGTGGAAGTCTACCATCACTGACTCCCCCAATAGTCTCTATCTTACCATTCCCAGTCCCGGAGAAGCTTTGTCTTATGGGCTAAGTACAATTGTAGGAGGGACCCTGGGTACTAATCAAATTCAAACTGCCCCTCTCCTGGTAAGATACCCCGACACCGCCTATAGCGCCCATGGCAATTATGGAGTAAGATACAGCATAACTGTTCCCCTGTTTAACCCCACCAACGAGGCAAAAAAGGTTGGCATTGCCATCTCCACTCCCCTAAAAACCGACGCCGCTGAAATTAGTTTCTTTGATAAACCCCCCACTCGGGTGTTTTTCCGAGGCTTGCTCCAGGTCAGATATAATGATGACAATAATATACCTCGCTGGCGCTATTTCCATCTGGCACAATACAGGGGACAAAGAGGGGAAGACCTAGTAACAGTCATTATCCCCCCTAATAGTCAAAGGT carries:
- a CDS encoding DUF3370 domain-containing protein, whose translation is MVKQTNHQIRPLPGGLNNIPVFNSNSPESVLGEGILLSTFPPDDKKDKSAHLNYAFEGRFDVFAHHVARPVNEEDTRTLYLGIIAHNPTDKTVTIDILTGASYLSQPDAPFVKLPFLVEGNNIYAGPGSRVMGEILQGKRQDIFPPQIEIPPGESRMLLNLPIPVQNLTPKLNGRSTYLQLYSDGKLYLASLAMYQQGEDNPPSLSQWEELLKNGTLSTPRDLPPTPPNQTMGRIIYGRVAGVSLGNTWKSTITDSPNSLYLTIPSPGEALSYGLSTIVGGTLGTNQIQTAPLLVRYPDTAYSAHGNYGVRYSITVPLFNPTNEAKKVGIAISTPLKTDAAEISFFDKPPTRVFFRGLLQVRYNDDNNIPRWRYFHLAQYRGQRGEDLVTVIIPPNSQRLVFVDFLYPPDATPPQILTITTYQQ